CCGGCGCGGTGCACGCGCGAACGGGCATTGGTCTTGGTCAGGATCAGCGCGTCCTTCAGGCCGGACGTGGCGTTCAGGCCCTGCGCGGCCAAGGTCTTGACCGGACGGGCAGCGGACTTGTCCTTGCCACGCATCAGGCCCAGGCCGGTGTCGTTCAGCGGCGCCAGCACGTCTTCCTTGCCCTGCTTCTCGACGCGGTACTCGCGGTAGCCGAAGAAGGTGAAGTGGTTGTCGGCGGCCCAGCGCAGGAATTCCTGTGCTTCCTTGCGCGAGGCGTCGTCGACGGGCAGTTGGCGCTTGCCCAGGTCGTCGGCCAGCGCCAGCGCCTTGTCCTTCATCAGCTGCCAATCGCGCACGATCGCGCGCACTTCCTCCAGCGCCTTGTTGATGGCCTGTTCGATGGCGGCCATGGCTTCGGCCGGTTGGCGGTCGATCTCCAGCAGCATCACCGACTCGGCATCACCCTCGCCGACCTTGACCAGCTTGCCGGCCTTGTCGCGGGTGAAGCGCAGCACCGGGTGGCCCAGCACGTGGACACCCACGCCCTGTTCGGCCAGGGACATGGTGACGGTATCAACCAGGAACGGCATGTCGTCGTTGACGATCTGCAGCACGGTGTGCGGCGATTCCCAACCGTTGGCCTTCGCGGTCGGATTGAACGCGCGGACGTTGGCCTTGCCGGCCTTGCGGGCCCGGGCGAATTCCAGCGTCTCAGCCGCGAGAGCGGCCCACTCTTCAGCGCTGTGGTGCGGGAACTCGTCCGACTCCATGCGCTTGTAGAAGTCAGTGGCGAAGGCCACTGCTTCGGCCTGTGCGGCCGCGGGGTAGCGCTTGCGCAATGCCGTGTACACCGGCTCCAGGGAGAAACCAGCGGTCACTGCGACCTCCGACTCTGCTGGTTTGGTCTTGTTTTTCACGGTCTTGGCTGCGGTTTTTTGCGGTTTCATGGCAGAGCGATGCGCTTGCTCAGTTGGGAAAATGAAATTGTAGCCCTACCGCACGAAAAGGCCTTGCTGCAGGACGGAATAAGCAGATTCGGGTTTGCTGCGGTTTAGACGCCTATTCAGTTCGTGCCGGTAGGGTGCTGGCGTCGGTTTCAGCACTGCCGACAGAATCGGCAAAACGTGTTACCGGAAGACACACGCGGCGACACCGATGCGATTCCACAATCCTGAACTGGACGGTATAGTCCACCGCGTGAACCCGGCCTACCTTCCCGTTGCCCTCGACGCACGCGATGAGCGCGTGTTCGATGCCGTGCGCGAACTGCTGGCCCAGCAGGGAATGCAGATGAGCATGGATGCGGTGGCCCAGCACGCCGGCTGCTCCAAGCAGACCCTGTACTCGCGCTACGGCAGCAAGCAGGACCTGCTGCGCCGGGTGATGCAGCGCCATGTCGGCCACGCCACCGGCGCCATGGTCCGTGCACTCCGCACTGACGACCTGCGTGCCAGCCTTCTCCAGTTCGCCACCGATTTCCTGGAGCATTTCAACCAACCGCACGTAGGACAGGCCTGCCGGCTGATTGCTGCCGATGCGGCCCAGTTTCCCGAAGAGGCGCGTACGCTGTACCGGCATGGGGCCGGCGCGCTGACGCTTCATCTTGCTGAATGGATTGAAACCGTTTGCAGGAAGGGTCAGCTGCGGCATGACGACCCGCACTTCATGGCCGAACTGCTGCTGAGCATGATCGCCGGTCAGGATTTCGACAAACAGCGCTTCCATACCCCCCATCGTGATGACGCGCTGTTGCGTCGGCGCTGGGCAGAGTTCTCCGTCGACAGCTTCCTGCGCGCCTTCGCGCCACAGCCGTCGCCGGCCCCGTCTACAAACCAACCCCGGAGTTCCTCCTGATGACCGCCCCACTCCGCACCCTTGCCTTGACGTGCGCCGTTGCTGTCGCGCTGGCTGCCTGCAAGAAGCCGGAACAGCAGACGCCCCCGCCGCCGGAGGTGGGCGTGATCGACGCCAGGCCGCAGACCCTGCCGCTGCAGCGCGAGCTGGTCGGCCGCCTGTCGCCGTTCCGCAGCGCCGACGTGCGCGCGCGCGTGCCGGGCGTGCTGCTCAAGCGCGTCTACCAGGAAGGCTCCCAGGTCAAGCAGGGCCAGACCCTGTTCCTGATCGACCCGGCGCCGCTGCGTGCTTCGCTCAACGCCTCCGAGGCCCAGCTGGCCTCGGCCCGCGCCACCTACGCCAACGCCAAGGTCGCCGCCGATCGCGCGCGCTCGCTGGCCCCGCAGCAGTTCGTCTCCAAGTCCGACCTGGACAACGCCGAATCGGCCGAGCGCACTGCGCTGGCCGCCGTCAAGCAGGCCGAAGCGGCAGTGACCTCCTCGCGGATCAACCTGGGCTACGCCGAAGTGACCGCGCCGATCAGTGGCGTGGCCAACAAGCAGCAGGTCACCGAGGGCGCGCTGGTCGGCCAGGGCGATGTGACCCTGCTGACCACCGTCGACCAGCTCGACCCGCTGTATGTGAACTTCTCGCTCAGCGTGGATGAGCTGACCCAACTGCGTGCGCAGCAGGCCAAGGGCGCGCTGGCGCTGTCCGGCGACGGCAAGGCCACGGTGGCCGTGAAGCTGGCCGATGGCAGCACCTACAGCGAGCCGGGCACGCTGGACTTCTCCTCGACCACGGTCGATCCGGCCACCGGCGCGGTGTCGCTGCGTGCGCTGCTGCCGAACCCGCAGCAGATCCTGCTGCCCGGTGCCTTCGTCAGCTTCCAGGCCAACCTGGGCGAGCGCAACAACGCCTATCTGGTGCCGCAGCAGGCCCTGCTGCGTGACACCACCGGCGGCTACGTGATGGTGGTCGGCGCCGACGGCAAGGTCGTGCGCAAGAACGTGAAGACCGATGGCGCGCAGAACGGCAACTGGCTGGTCAGCGACGGCCTGGCCGCCGGTGACAAGGTGATCGTGGCGGGCGTGCAGAAGGTCAAGGAAGGCGCACCGGCGGTGGCCAAGCCGTGGACCCCGGGGCAGGACGCCAGCGGCAAGCCCGCCGCGGGCGGCGCCGCGCCGGCAGGTGCTGCACCGGCCGCAGGCAAGGCACCGGCCGACGCGGCCAAGCCCGAGCAGGCCGATGCGGCCAAGCCGGCCGCCACCGATTCGAACAAGCAGTAACGGGAACCTTCCGTCATGCCTAAATTTTTCATCGAACATCCAGTCTTCGCCTGGGTGGTTGCGATCCTGATCTCGCTCAGCGGCGTGATCGCGATCCTCAACCTGGGCGTGGAGTCCTATCCCAACATCGCCCCGCCGCAGGTCACCGTCTCGGCCACCTACCCGGGCGCCAGTGCGGACACCACGGAAAAATCGGTCACCCAGGTGATCGAGCAGCAGCTGACCGGTATCGATCACCTGCTGTACTTCAGTTCCTCGTCCGCTTCCAACGGCCGTGCGCAGATCACCCTGACCTTCGAGACCGGTACCGATCCGGACATCGCCCAGGTGCAGGTGCAGAACAAGGTCTCGCTGGCCACGCCCCGACTGCCTTCGGAAGTGACCCAGCAGGGTGTGGTGGTGGCCAAGGCCAACGCCGGCTTCCTGATGGTGATCGCGCTGCAGTCCGATACGCCGGCCATCAACCGTGACGCCCTGAACGACATCGTTGGTTCGCGCGTGCTCGACCAGGTCTCGCGTATCCCCGGCGTCGGCAGCACCCAGCAGTTCGGTTCCGAGTACGCCATGAACATCTGGCTCAACCCGGAAAAGATGCAGGGCTATGGCCTTTCGGCCAGCCAGGTGCTGGCCGCGGTACGTGCGCAGAACGTGCAGTTCGCCGCCGGTGCGCTGGGTTCGGACCCGTCGCCGGAAGGCCAGCACTTCACCGCCACGGTCTCGGCCGAAGGCCGCTTCAGCTCGCCGCAGGAATTCGAGAACATCATCCTGCGCGCCAATGCTGACGGCTCGCGCGTGCTGTTGAAGGACATCGCCCGCGTCGCCTTCGGTGCCAACAACTACGGCTTCGACACCCAGTACAACGGCAAGCCGACCGGTGCCTTCGCCATCCAGCTGCTGCCGGGCGCCAACGCCCTGAACGTGGCCGATGCGGTCCGCGCCAAGATGGACGAACTGCAGCCCAGCTTCCCGGCCGGTGTCACCTGGTTCTCGCCGTACGACAGCACCACCTTCGTCAAGATCTCGATCCAGGAAGTGGTCAAGACGCTGTTCGAGGCGGTGTTCCTCGTGTTCCTGGTGATGCTGATCTTCCTGCAGAACTTCCGCGCCACCCTGATCCCGACCCTGGTCATCCCGGTGGCCCTGCTCGGTACCTTCCTGGGCATGTGGATGATCGGCTTCACGATCAACCAGCTGACCCTGTTCGCGATGGTGCTGGCAATCGGCATCGTGGTCGATGACGCGATCGTGGTGATCGAGAACGTCGAACGTATCATGACCGAGGAAGGCCTGGCGCCGAAGCCGGCCACGCAGAAGGCGATGACCCAGATCACCGGCGCGGTGGTCGCGATCACCGTCGTGCTGGCTGCGGTGTTCATTCCGTCGGCCCTGCAGGGCGGTGCCGCCGGTGAGATCTACAAGCAGTTCGCGCTGACCATCGCCATTTCGATGGCGTTCTCGGCGTTCCTGGCGCTGGGCTTCACCCCGGCGCTGTGCGCGACCTTCCTCAAGCCGACGCACAACGACAACCCGAACATCGTCTACCGCACCTTCAACAAGTACTACGACAAGATCAGCCACACCTATGTGGGCCACATCACCTCGGCGGTGCGCCACGCCCCGCGCTGGATGATCCTGTTCGTGGTACTGACCGCACTGTGCGGTTTCCTGTTCACCCGCATGCCGGGCAGCTTCCTGCCGGAAGAAGACCAGGGCTATGCGCTGGCGATCGTGCAGCTGCCGCCGGGCTCGACCAAGGGCCAGACCAACGAAGTGTTCGCGCAGATGCGTGGCATCCTGGAGAAGCAGGATGGCTATGAAGGCATGCTGCAGGTGGCCGGTTTCAGCTTCGTCGGTTCCGGCGAGAACGTCGGCATGGGGTTCATCCGCCTGAAGCCTTGGGAGGAACGCAAGTTCACCGCGCCGGAGTTCATCCAGAACATGAACGGCGCGTTCTATGGCATCAAGGAAGCGCAGATCTTCGTGGTCAACCTGCCCACCGTGCAGGGCCTTGGCCAGTTCGGTGGCTTCGACATGTGGCTGCAGGACCGTAGCGGTGCCGGTTACGAGCAGCTGACCCAGGCCCGCAACATCCTGCTCGGCCAGGCCGCGCAGAAACCGGACCACCTGGTCGGTGTGCGCCCGAACGGCCTGGAAAACGCGCCGCAGTTGCAGCTGCACGTGGATCGCGTACAGGCGCAGTCGATGGGCATGTCGGTGTCGGACGTGTACAGCACCATCCAGCTGATGCTGGCCCCGGTGTACGTCAACGACTTCTTCTACGAAGGCCGCATCAAGCGCGTGACCATGCAGGCCGATGGCCCGTACCGCACCGGCCAGGAGTCGCTGAAGAGCTTCTACAGCCCGTCCACCCTCACCACCAATGCCGACGGTACCAACGCGATGATCCCGCTCAACACGGTGGTCAAGTCCGAATGGGTGTCGGCACCGCCGTCGCTGAGCCGCTACAACGGCTACTCGGCGATCAACATCGTCGGTTCGCAGGCACCGGGCACCAGCTCGGGTGAGGCGATGCAGACCATGGAGGCGATCGTCAACGACGACCTGCCGGCCGGTTTCGGCTACGACTGGTCCGGCATGTCCTACCAGGAGATCCTGGCCGGCAATGCCGCAACCCTGCTGCTGGTGTTGTCGATCGTGGTGGTGTTCCTGTGCCTGGCCGCACTGTATGAAAGCTGGTCGATCCCGGTGGCGGTGCTGCTGGTGGTGCCGCTGGGCGTGCTGGGTGCACTTGGCCTGTCGATGCTGCGTGGCCTGCCCAACGACCTGTTCTTCAAGATCGGCCTGATCACCGTGATCGGCCTAGCGGCGAAGAACGCGATCCTGATCGTGGAGTTCGCGGTGGAGCAGCGTGCGGCCGGCAAGAACCTGCGCGATGCCACCATCGAAGCGGCCCGCCTGCGTTTCCGCCCGATCCTGATGACCTCGTTCGCATTCATCATGGGCGTTATCCCGATGGCGATCTCCACCGGCGCCGGCGCCAACTCCCGCCACGCCATCGGTACCGGCGTGATCGGCGGCATGCTGTTCGCCACCCTGCTCGGCCTGTTGATGATCCCGGTGTTCTTCGTGGTCGTGCGCCGCATGCTGGGCGACAAGCTGGATCAACCGTCCAAGGAGTTCATGGAACGCCAGCGTGATGCGGATGCTGCACACCGCCCGGATCGTTGATCCGGTGGTGAGCTGAAACGAAAAGGCCCCGGAGCGATCCGGGGCCTTTTTTTCTGCTTTTGAATGCATGCCAACCAAGGTTCAAGGTTGGCATCTACCAGGGCAACGTCTCAGCGCAGCAGCGCAACCACTATGCACACCGCCACGATCGCCAAGGCCACCCACTGCATCGGCACGAAGAAGAAATGATGAGGCGCGGCTTCGCCCTTCTGCCGGGGCACGCGATTGAGCCACAGGCCCAGCAGTACGTTCACGGCGGCGCCGATACCTGCACCCAGCAGCACCTGCTGCAGCGGGATGTTGCCCTTGGGACCGTCATTTGGGAAGAAGTACGCCAGCAGCAGAATTGCTGCGATCGGCGTCACCAGCGTCATGAATCCCCAACCGCGATGGATCATCCTGCCTGCCCTGAAGAATTGCCGATCACATTGGAACATGAACGCAAAGAGCTCGTCGCGTTCGCCTCGTGCTGCAGGCCGTTGCGGATGATGAGCGTAGGCTCAGAAGCATCCGCGTGGCGCATTGCAGCCCAAGCCCGCGCCAATTGCGACAGGAAGCTGCGCGCCAGAACAGAGACGTCCGCAATGGGATCCGGATCGCTGTTTCATTGAGCCCATACCGGTATCCAGAGCATTCCTTCAACGGATTGATCGAGGAATGCTCATGTCGCATCTTTCGAATGCACGTCTACTCGCCGCCTGCATGTTCCTGTCACTCGGCCTCGGCCCGCACGCAACCGCACAGGCCGGCGGCATAGTACCGTGCAACAACTGCGCCAGTCCTCGCTTGGCAGCACTCCAGTCAGGAACGGGATTGACCGTGGTGGTCGACCTGGAGCAAAAGCGGCTCAATGGCTTTGAAGTAGAGTACGACCGCGAACTGCGGAGACACCGCGCAGTCCCCGTAGCGGTCCCGGCCGAAGTGACCGCGATGTTCAATCGCATCCTCGCCCTCCCACAGGCCGGCATCGGGTCCGGAACGCAGTTTGTGCCACAGTCATTCGGCCGTGGGACTGTTGTTCCGGTCCATCCTGATAACCCACAGATGGCCAATGGCATCACCTTCCCTACCGAACTGAAAGGGCTCAACGCCTACGATGTGGTGCAATCGGCCACCTACCGCACGCAACTGG
This genomic interval from Stenotrophomonas sp. 57 contains the following:
- a CDS encoding efflux RND transporter periplasmic adaptor subunit yields the protein MTAPLRTLALTCAVAVALAACKKPEQQTPPPPEVGVIDARPQTLPLQRELVGRLSPFRSADVRARVPGVLLKRVYQEGSQVKQGQTLFLIDPAPLRASLNASEAQLASARATYANAKVAADRARSLAPQQFVSKSDLDNAESAERTALAAVKQAEAAVTSSRINLGYAEVTAPISGVANKQQVTEGALVGQGDVTLLTTVDQLDPLYVNFSLSVDELTQLRAQQAKGALALSGDGKATVAVKLADGSTYSEPGTLDFSSTTVDPATGAVSLRALLPNPQQILLPGAFVSFQANLGERNNAYLVPQQALLRDTTGGYVMVVGADGKVVRKNVKTDGAQNGNWLVSDGLAAGDKVIVAGVQKVKEGAPAVAKPWTPGQDASGKPAAGGAAPAGAAPAAGKAPADAAKPEQADAAKPAATDSNKQ
- a CDS encoding multidrug efflux RND transporter permease subunit → MPKFFIEHPVFAWVVAILISLSGVIAILNLGVESYPNIAPPQVTVSATYPGASADTTEKSVTQVIEQQLTGIDHLLYFSSSSASNGRAQITLTFETGTDPDIAQVQVQNKVSLATPRLPSEVTQQGVVVAKANAGFLMVIALQSDTPAINRDALNDIVGSRVLDQVSRIPGVGSTQQFGSEYAMNIWLNPEKMQGYGLSASQVLAAVRAQNVQFAAGALGSDPSPEGQHFTATVSAEGRFSSPQEFENIILRANADGSRVLLKDIARVAFGANNYGFDTQYNGKPTGAFAIQLLPGANALNVADAVRAKMDELQPSFPAGVTWFSPYDSTTFVKISIQEVVKTLFEAVFLVFLVMLIFLQNFRATLIPTLVIPVALLGTFLGMWMIGFTINQLTLFAMVLAIGIVVDDAIVVIENVERIMTEEGLAPKPATQKAMTQITGAVVAITVVLAAVFIPSALQGGAAGEIYKQFALTIAISMAFSAFLALGFTPALCATFLKPTHNDNPNIVYRTFNKYYDKISHTYVGHITSAVRHAPRWMILFVVLTALCGFLFTRMPGSFLPEEDQGYALAIVQLPPGSTKGQTNEVFAQMRGILEKQDGYEGMLQVAGFSFVGSGENVGMGFIRLKPWEERKFTAPEFIQNMNGAFYGIKEAQIFVVNLPTVQGLGQFGGFDMWLQDRSGAGYEQLTQARNILLGQAAQKPDHLVGVRPNGLENAPQLQLHVDRVQAQSMGMSVSDVYSTIQLMLAPVYVNDFFYEGRIKRVTMQADGPYRTGQESLKSFYSPSTLTTNADGTNAMIPLNTVVKSEWVSAPPSLSRYNGYSAINIVGSQAPGTSSGEAMQTMEAIVNDDLPAGFGYDWSGMSYQEILAGNAATLLLVLSIVVVFLCLAALYESWSIPVAVLLVVPLGVLGALGLSMLRGLPNDLFFKIGLITVIGLAAKNAILIVEFAVEQRAAGKNLRDATIEAARLRFRPILMTSFAFIMGVIPMAISTGAGANSRHAIGTGVIGGMLFATLLGLLMIPVFFVVVRRMLGDKLDQPSKEFMERQRDADAAHRPDR
- a CDS encoding TetR/AcrR family transcriptional regulator, whose amino-acid sequence is MNPAYLPVALDARDERVFDAVRELLAQQGMQMSMDAVAQHAGCSKQTLYSRYGSKQDLLRRVMQRHVGHATGAMVRALRTDDLRASLLQFATDFLEHFNQPHVGQACRLIAADAAQFPEEARTLYRHGAGALTLHLAEWIETVCRKGQLRHDDPHFMAELLLSMIAGQDFDKQRFHTPHRDDALLRRRWAEFSVDSFLRAFAPQPSPAPSTNQPRSSS